A genome region from Meleagris gallopavo isolate NT-WF06-2002-E0010 breed Aviagen turkey brand Nicholas breeding stock chromosome 7, Turkey_5.1, whole genome shotgun sequence includes the following:
- the NDUFS1 gene encoding NADH-ubiquinone oxidoreductase 75 kDa subunit, mitochondrial isoform X2 — protein MCLVEIEKAPKPVAACAMPVMKGWNILTNSEKSRKAREGVMEFLLANHPLDCPICDQGGECDLQDQSMMFGSDRSRFREGKRAVEDKNIGPLVKTIMTRCIQCTRCIRFASEVAGVDDLGTTGRGNDMQVGTYVEKMFMSELSGNIIDICPVGALTSKPYAFTARPWETRKVESIDVLDAVGSNIVVSTRTGEVMRILPRLHEDINEEWISDKTRFAYDGLKRQRLTQPMIKNEKGLFVYASWEDVLTRVAGVLKAVQGKDVAAIVGGLVDAEALIALKDLLNRVNCDTLCTEEIFPTTGAGTDLRSNYLLNTKIAGVEEADVLLLVGTNPRFEAPLFNARIRKSWLHNDLHVALVGSAVNLTYTYDHLGESPQILQDIASGKHAFCKVLNQAKKPVVVVGSAALQRSDGAAIHAAVSTIAQNARTKSGVGSDWKVMNILHRVASQVAALDLGFKPGVEAIRKNPPKVLYLLGADSGCITRQDLPKDCFIIYQGHHGDMGAPMADVILPGAAYTEKAATYVNTEGRAQQTRVAVTPPGMAREDWKIIRAVSELAGLTLPYENLDEIRKRLEEVSPNLVRYDDVEEANYFKQANELSKLVKQQLLADPLVPPQLTIKDFYMTDSISRASQTMAKCVKAVVEGAHAVEEPASC, from the exons ATGTGTCTTGTGGAAATAGAGAAAGCTCCAAAG CCAGTAGCTGCTTGTGCCATGCCAGTTATGAAGGGCTGGAACATTCTGACGAATTCTGAGAAGTCCAGGAAAGCAAG AGAGGGTGTAATGGAATTCCTGCTGGCAAATCACCCACTGGACTGTCCTATCTGTGATCAGGGTGGAGAATGTGACTTACAG GATCAATCAATGATGTTTGGCAGTGATAGGAGTAGATTTAGAGAGGGAAAACGTGCTGTTGAGGACAAGAACATTGGCCCATTAGTCAAAACAATCATGACTCGGTGTATACAGTGCACTCGGTGTATCAG ATTTGCTAGTGAGGTCGCAGGTGTAGATGACTTGGGAACAACTGGAAGAGGAAATGACATGCAAGTTGGTACCTATGTTGAAAAGATGTTCATGTCTGAGTTATCAGGGAATATTATTGACATCTGTCCCGTTGGTGCACTTACCTCCAAGCCTTATGCCTTTACTGCGCGCCCATGGGAGACAAG GAAGGTAGAGTCCATTGATGTTCTTGATGCAGTTGGAAGCAACATTGTAGTGAGCACAAGGACTGGAGAGGTGATGAGAATATTGCCAAGGCTGCATGAAGATATCAATGAGGAATGGATATCTGACAAAACAAG GTTTGCATACGATGGTCTGAAGCGTCAGAGGCTTACTCAGCCCATGatcaaaaatgagaaaggacTCTTTGTTTATGCTTCATGGGAGGATGTGTTAACTCGTGTTGCTGGTGTG CTAAAGGCTGTCCAAGGTAAGGATGTAGCAGCAATTGTAGGAGGACTGGTGGATGCAGAAGCACTAATAGCTCTAAAAGACTTGCTGAATAGAGTAAATTGCGATACACTCTGCACAGAAGAGATCTTTCCTACTACTGGAGCTGG CACAGATTTACGCTCTAACTACCTGCTTAATACCAAGATTGCTGGAGTGGAGGAGGCAGACGTCCTGCTTCTGGTTGGCACCAATCCACGCTTTGAGGCACCGCTTTTTAATGCTAGAATTCGAAAGAG ctggCTTCACAATGACTTGCATGTGGCCCTTGTTGGCTCTGCTGTGAATTTGACCTACACGTATGATCATCTGGGAGAATCCCCACAGATACTTCAGGACATTGCTTCTGGGAAACACGCATTCTGCAAG GTCCTCAACCAAGCTAAAAAGCCAGTGGTGGTGGTAGgaagtgcagcactgcagcgcAGTGACGGAGCAGCTATCCATGCTGCAGTTTCCACCATTGCACAAAATGCCAGGACTAAGAGCGGTGTTGGTTCTGATTGGAAAGTTATGAACATCCTTCACAG GGTTGCAAGCCAGGTAGCTGCTTTGGACCTGGGTTTCAAACCAGGAGTGGAGGCAATTAGGAAAAATCCTCCCAAAGTATTGTATCTCTTGGGAGCAGATTCTGGTTGTATAACACGTCAGGATTTACCAAAGGATTGCTTTATCATCTATCAAG GACATCATGGGGATATGGGAGCTCCCATGGCTGATGTTATTCTCCCAGGAGCAGCATACACAGAGAAGGCAGCAACATATGTGAATACTGAAGGTAGGGCCCAGCAGACAAGAGTAGCAGTAACACCTCCTGGGATGGCAAGGGAAGACTGGAAAATCATTAGAGCTGTCTCTGAG CTGGCTGGTTTGACCTTGCCTTATGAGAACCTTGATGAAATACGGAAGCGTTTAGAAGAAGTCTCTCCTAACCTGGTCCGATATGATGATGTGGAGGAGGCTAACTACTTCAAGCAGGCAAATGAATTATCAAAG TTAGTAAAGCAGCAGCTTCTTGCTGATCCTCTTGTTCCACCTCAGCTCACAATAAAAGACTTCTATATGACAG attCCATCAGTAGAGCATCCCAGACAATGGCCAAGTGTGTGAAAGCTGTTGTTGAAGGTGCTCATGCAGTGGAAGAGCCGGCAAGCTGCTAG
- the GPR1 gene encoding G-protein coupled receptor 1, protein MTFEDFENYSYFYDLPEEEESPQSTLSIAHMISLSFYSVAFLLGVPGNAIVIWFMGFKWDKSVSTLWFLNLAIADFIFVLFLPLYITYVAMGFHWPFGKWLCKMNSFIALLNMFASVFFLTFISLDRYIRLVHPVFSYKYRTIKNTLILSMIIWMSAAIIGGPALYFRDTATALNNVTICYNNFHVHDRELILLRHHILIWVRLVFGYLFPLLTMVICYSLLIVKVKRRTVLTSSRLFWTIIAVVVAFFLCWTPYHIFSIVELSAHHDENLHDLLQDGIPLSTGLAFINSCLNPILYVLISKKFQAQVKTTVSEVLKLALWEVSRSGTVSEQLWNSDNSHVPVHHCETAQ, encoded by the coding sequence ATGACATTTGAAGATTTTGAGAACTACTCTTATTTCTATGACCTGCCTGAGGAAGAAGAATCACCCCAGTCCACCCTCAGCATTGCCCATATgatttccctttcattttacAGTGTGGCATTTCTTCTAGGAGTCCCAGGTAATGCCATTGTCATCTGGTTTATGGGCTTCAAGTGGGATAAATCTGTCTCTACGCTCTGGTTCCTCAATCTGGCCATtgcagatttcatttttgttctctttctgccCCTTTATATCACATACGTGGCAATGGGCTTCCACTGGCCTTTTGGGAAGTGGCTCTGTAAAATGAACTCATTCATTGCACTACTGAATATGTTTGCCAGTGTTTTCTTCCTGACATTCATCAGCCTTGACCGCTACATCCGCCTTGTGCACCCAGTTTTTTCCTACAAGTACCGGACTATAAAGAACACCCTCATTCTTAGTATGATCATTTGGATGTCAGCTGCCATtattggtggccctgccttgTACTTTAGAGACACAGCTACTGCTCTCAACAATGTCACCATTTGCTACAACAACTTCCATGTGCATGACAGAGAACTCATTTTGCTGAGACATCACATTCTGATTTGGGTGAGGCTTGTATTTGGTTACCTCTTTCCTCTACTGACCATGGTTATTTGTTACTCATTGCTGATCGTTAAAGTAAAGAGGAGAACGGTGTTGACTTCTAGCAGGCTCTTCTGGACAATCATTGCTGTAGttgtagctttttttctttgctggacACCATATCACATATTCAGCATTGTGGAGCTCTCTGCTCACCATGACGAAAATTTGCACGACTTACTACAGGATGGCATTCCCCTCTCCACGGGCCTTGCTTTCATCAACAGTTGTCTCAATCCAATCCTCTATGTTCTCATTAGCAAGAAGTTTCAGGCTCAGGTGAAGACAACAGTCTCTGAGGTGCTAAAATTGGCACTGTGGGAGGTGAGCCGCTCAGGAACCGTCAGTGAGCAGCTGTGGAACTCAGACAACAGTCATGTGCCTGTGCACCACTGCGAAACTGCTCAGTGA
- the NDUFS1 gene encoding NADH-ubiquinone oxidoreductase 75 kDa subunit, mitochondrial isoform X1 produces MLRLPALRTALAAAAPASALRGRTTATAASNQIEVFVDGQPVLVDPGTTVLQACEKAGIQIPRFCYHDRLSVAGNCRMCLVEIEKAPKPVAACAMPVMKGWNILTNSEKSRKAREGVMEFLLANHPLDCPICDQGGECDLQDQSMMFGSDRSRFREGKRAVEDKNIGPLVKTIMTRCIQCTRCIRFASEVAGVDDLGTTGRGNDMQVGTYVEKMFMSELSGNIIDICPVGALTSKPYAFTARPWETRKVESIDVLDAVGSNIVVSTRTGEVMRILPRLHEDINEEWISDKTRFAYDGLKRQRLTQPMIKNEKGLFVYASWEDVLTRVAGVLKAVQGKDVAAIVGGLVDAEALIALKDLLNRVNCDTLCTEEIFPTTGAGTDLRSNYLLNTKIAGVEEADVLLLVGTNPRFEAPLFNARIRKSWLHNDLHVALVGSAVNLTYTYDHLGESPQILQDIASGKHAFCKVLNQAKKPVVVVGSAALQRSDGAAIHAAVSTIAQNARTKSGVGSDWKVMNILHRVASQVAALDLGFKPGVEAIRKNPPKVLYLLGADSGCITRQDLPKDCFIIYQGHHGDMGAPMADVILPGAAYTEKAATYVNTEGRAQQTRVAVTPPGMAREDWKIIRAVSELAGLTLPYENLDEIRKRLEEVSPNLVRYDDVEEANYFKQANELSKLVKQQLLADPLVPPQLTIKDFYMTDSISRASQTMAKCVKAVVEGAHAVEEPASC; encoded by the exons ATGCTGCGCCTGCCCGCCCTCCGCACGGCCCTCGCCGCAGCCGCGCCGGCCTCCGCACTGCGCG GCCGCACGACTGCCACGGCAGCCAGCAACCAGATCGAGGTGTTTGTGGACGGCCAGCCCGTGCTGGTGGACCCCGGAACCACGGTGCTGCAG GCCTGTGAGAAGGCTGGAATTCAGATACCGCGGTTTTGTTACCATGACCGTCTCTCTGTTGCTGGAAACTGTAGGATGTGTCTTGTGGAAATAGAGAAAGCTCCAAAG CCAGTAGCTGCTTGTGCCATGCCAGTTATGAAGGGCTGGAACATTCTGACGAATTCTGAGAAGTCCAGGAAAGCAAG AGAGGGTGTAATGGAATTCCTGCTGGCAAATCACCCACTGGACTGTCCTATCTGTGATCAGGGTGGAGAATGTGACTTACAG GATCAATCAATGATGTTTGGCAGTGATAGGAGTAGATTTAGAGAGGGAAAACGTGCTGTTGAGGACAAGAACATTGGCCCATTAGTCAAAACAATCATGACTCGGTGTATACAGTGCACTCGGTGTATCAG ATTTGCTAGTGAGGTCGCAGGTGTAGATGACTTGGGAACAACTGGAAGAGGAAATGACATGCAAGTTGGTACCTATGTTGAAAAGATGTTCATGTCTGAGTTATCAGGGAATATTATTGACATCTGTCCCGTTGGTGCACTTACCTCCAAGCCTTATGCCTTTACTGCGCGCCCATGGGAGACAAG GAAGGTAGAGTCCATTGATGTTCTTGATGCAGTTGGAAGCAACATTGTAGTGAGCACAAGGACTGGAGAGGTGATGAGAATATTGCCAAGGCTGCATGAAGATATCAATGAGGAATGGATATCTGACAAAACAAG GTTTGCATACGATGGTCTGAAGCGTCAGAGGCTTACTCAGCCCATGatcaaaaatgagaaaggacTCTTTGTTTATGCTTCATGGGAGGATGTGTTAACTCGTGTTGCTGGTGTG CTAAAGGCTGTCCAAGGTAAGGATGTAGCAGCAATTGTAGGAGGACTGGTGGATGCAGAAGCACTAATAGCTCTAAAAGACTTGCTGAATAGAGTAAATTGCGATACACTCTGCACAGAAGAGATCTTTCCTACTACTGGAGCTGG CACAGATTTACGCTCTAACTACCTGCTTAATACCAAGATTGCTGGAGTGGAGGAGGCAGACGTCCTGCTTCTGGTTGGCACCAATCCACGCTTTGAGGCACCGCTTTTTAATGCTAGAATTCGAAAGAG ctggCTTCACAATGACTTGCATGTGGCCCTTGTTGGCTCTGCTGTGAATTTGACCTACACGTATGATCATCTGGGAGAATCCCCACAGATACTTCAGGACATTGCTTCTGGGAAACACGCATTCTGCAAG GTCCTCAACCAAGCTAAAAAGCCAGTGGTGGTGGTAGgaagtgcagcactgcagcgcAGTGACGGAGCAGCTATCCATGCTGCAGTTTCCACCATTGCACAAAATGCCAGGACTAAGAGCGGTGTTGGTTCTGATTGGAAAGTTATGAACATCCTTCACAG GGTTGCAAGCCAGGTAGCTGCTTTGGACCTGGGTTTCAAACCAGGAGTGGAGGCAATTAGGAAAAATCCTCCCAAAGTATTGTATCTCTTGGGAGCAGATTCTGGTTGTATAACACGTCAGGATTTACCAAAGGATTGCTTTATCATCTATCAAG GACATCATGGGGATATGGGAGCTCCCATGGCTGATGTTATTCTCCCAGGAGCAGCATACACAGAGAAGGCAGCAACATATGTGAATACTGAAGGTAGGGCCCAGCAGACAAGAGTAGCAGTAACACCTCCTGGGATGGCAAGGGAAGACTGGAAAATCATTAGAGCTGTCTCTGAG CTGGCTGGTTTGACCTTGCCTTATGAGAACCTTGATGAAATACGGAAGCGTTTAGAAGAAGTCTCTCCTAACCTGGTCCGATATGATGATGTGGAGGAGGCTAACTACTTCAAGCAGGCAAATGAATTATCAAAG TTAGTAAAGCAGCAGCTTCTTGCTGATCCTCTTGTTCCACCTCAGCTCACAATAAAAGACTTCTATATGACAG attCCATCAGTAGAGCATCCCAGACAATGGCCAAGTGTGTGAAAGCTGTTGTTGAAGGTGCTCATGCAGTGGAAGAGCCGGCAAGCTGCTAG
- the EEF1B2 gene encoding elongation factor 1-beta: MGFGDLKSAAGLRVLNDFLADKSYIEGYVPSQADIAVFEAVGAPPPAELFHALRWYNHIKSYEKQKASLPGIKKALGKYGPADVEDTTGAATDSKDDDDIDLFGSDDEEESEEAKKLREERLAQYESKKSKKPAVVAKSSILLDVKPWDDETDMAKLEECVRSIQADGLVWGSSKLVPVGYGIKKLQIQCVVEDDKVGTDMLEERITAFEDYVQSMDVAAFNKI, translated from the exons ATGGGCTTTGGGGACCTAAAGTCCGCCGCCGGCCTGCGGGTCCTCAACGATTTCCTGGCCGACAAGAGCTACATCGAGGG GTACGTGCCCTCCCAGGCCGACATAGCGGTCTTTGAAGCTGTCGGTGCCCCGCCTCCTGCGGAGTTGTTCCATGCTCTTCGGTGGTACAATCACATTAAGTCGTACGAAAAGCAAAAGGCGAG TTTGCCAGGAATAAAGAAGGCTTTGGGGAAATATGGTCCTGCTGATGTTGAGGACACAACAGGTGCAGCCACAGATAGCAAAGATGATGATGACATTGATCTTTTTGGATCTGATGATGAAGAG gAAAGCGAAGAAGCTAAGAAACTGAGGGAAGAACGCCTGGCCCAGTATGAATCAAAGAAGTCCAAAA aaccAGCTGTTGTTGCCAAATCATCAATCTTGCTTGATGTGAAACCTTGGGATGATGAGACAGACATGGCCAAATTAGAGGAGTGCGTTCGAAGCATTCAAGCAGATGGCTTGGTCTGGGGGTCTT ccaAGCTAGTACCCGTTGGCTATGGTATCAAAAAGCTTCAGATTCAGTGTGTTGTTGAAGATGATAAAGTTGGAACAGACATGCTGGAAGAAAGAATAACAGCTTTTGAAGATTATGTACAATCAATGGATGTAGCTGCTTTCAACAAGATCTAA